One window of Bacteroides sp. AN502(2024) genomic DNA carries:
- a CDS encoding tetratricopeptide repeat protein: MRPKKLSLLLTILPMIITAAGCHTRQESEVNITPHRINLQADSLYQQAIALMESSYDVDSAQKCIRFLDSALVIDSLNPDYYGVKAKLLSEMGELDSALYIQTLAVEKKAITGEYLFQLGLLQAAKDMHTEAHESFGKSKLLLQAVLKQYPDSLGAFILAEAANSLYQDKDSLFMRNIDEIRRRFPERLLEIEIIRRVKPHSLVKQIKKIHIENKYNIDFDLDSLVNETGKQ, translated from the coding sequence ATGAGACCCAAGAAATTAAGCCTTTTATTAACTATCTTGCCAATGATTATTACAGCCGCAGGTTGTCATACCCGGCAAGAGTCTGAAGTAAACATCACTCCTCATCGTATCAATCTTCAGGCAGACAGCCTCTACCAGCAAGCAATAGCCTTGATGGAATCTTCCTATGATGTGGACTCCGCTCAAAAATGCATCCGTTTTTTGGATAGTGCGCTAGTCATTGATAGTTTAAATCCTGACTATTACGGTGTGAAAGCCAAACTTTTATCTGAAATGGGAGAACTAGACTCCGCCCTATACATACAAACACTTGCTGTGGAGAAAAAAGCGATTACCGGTGAGTATCTGTTCCAACTGGGACTACTTCAAGCTGCCAAAGATATGCACACTGAAGCACACGAAAGTTTTGGAAAAAGCAAGTTACTCCTTCAAGCAGTATTAAAACAATATCCTGACAGCTTGGGAGCTTTTATTCTGGCAGAAGCCGCCAATTCTCTCTACCAAGATAAAGATTCACTTTTCATGAGAAATATAGATGAAATTCGTAGACGCTTTCCCGAAAGGTTGCTGGAAATTGAGATAATCCGAAGGGTGAAACCGCATTCGTTAGTGAAGCAAATCAAAAAGATTCATATTGAGAACAAATATAATATTGACTTCGATTTAGACAGTCTGGTTAACGAAACGGGAAAACAATGA
- a CDS encoding M60 family metallopeptidase has protein sequence MKNKNINTMLLDKMKHIRCISLILLVGVTALYACKSDDKELQGEPVLQVQKSIGFKNGGGKVTVPVKSNREWNALVTEGKEWLTAKKASDTELTISAISSPEKGVREGNITITNNALTAKLRVVQTGGDLIIKVAEENRVIQVAGTGNNHIQINLLSNTDYEVVIPEEAKDWITEKEVPDTRADLVSSTRIFSIASNPLSAERNTTIKFVSKENTNIYNQSKIKQQKKSSDITGVNPEKDVKLKVTGGYDTDHQPGQDISKSYDGQFGGICYHSTWSQPAKFPVTLEYQFDQNQLTLDYILYHTRNGNGNFGVFELYIKPQGSADFVHIQDYDFKGAGGSHRIVLKDPVVPAAVQFKVKSGLNDFVSCNEMEFFHATENPFDEQLATVFTDRSCCELLPNVSDEAINQLPAFFNVLAKSLQSNTYPEAEKRFRIQSYQAYSMPEYWGDKLRTNYYSPLCNPTGIITNVGEEMIVLVDGIPKGESVSLRCCSDLGPYGEERFLKNGINKFSFSRAGNLFVIYQKLDPRGMPAVKIHFPPQYVETTEHARVGFNVWDLTVDKTDDLFREYIRKAKSITLDGSDKCVFVLKGRKILFTALKDLLQNQDNFKQYGVVRGIERWDNLMDWEQELAAIDTYSNTGEFNSLMHVTTFTDGLYATNYYINMAAGDVSRKDGWGFKNNFDPRDMDKNQDNEWGPGHELGHMHQGAINWPSTTESSNNLFSNYVVYKINQWGSRGSSVGTLAAYRYAPPTPWSRFMHPRDLNTLAFTPQDMTSDDANKYGLYQGEASEMHMRLNQQLWTYFERIGKKPNTIRKIFEQGRTPEFWLPFNDPGAAQLMYARNVAKAANMDMTEFFDAWGFFIPVSFKLYAYGSFSYIVTQDMINQTLAYMKTFPTKCPPIEYIEDRRYQVGAKGNQKGISENGGDVGYFETFQNNVKITKTVSYTVAGRTYTVTNGEQAVAFELIKGGKKVWFANRFVFTVPAEADIEGAELYAVQADGQRIKAKK, from the coding sequence ATGAAAAATAAAAATATAAATACTATGTTACTGGATAAAATGAAACACATACGATGTATTTCTCTTATTTTGCTGGTGGGAGTCACTGCTCTATATGCCTGCAAGAGTGATGACAAGGAGTTGCAGGGAGAACCAGTGCTGCAAGTACAAAAATCCATTGGATTCAAGAATGGAGGTGGGAAAGTGACAGTACCTGTCAAATCGAATCGGGAGTGGAATGCATTGGTAACCGAAGGAAAAGAATGGCTGACGGCAAAGAAGGCATCGGACACAGAACTGACGATTTCGGCAATCTCCAGTCCGGAAAAAGGAGTCAGAGAAGGAAATATTACTATCACCAATAATGCATTGACTGCTAAACTCAGAGTTGTGCAGACAGGCGGCGACCTAATCATTAAAGTGGCTGAAGAGAACCGTGTCATTCAGGTGGCGGGAACAGGAAACAATCATATACAAATTAATTTGCTTTCCAATACAGATTATGAAGTAGTTATTCCGGAGGAAGCCAAAGACTGGATTACCGAGAAAGAAGTACCTGATACAAGAGCCGATCTGGTATCCAGTACACGAATATTCTCCATTGCTTCCAATCCTCTGAGTGCAGAAAGGAATACCACGATCAAGTTTGTATCCAAAGAAAATACCAACATTTATAACCAGTCGAAAATCAAACAACAAAAGAAGTCGAGTGATATTACGGGGGTGAATCCGGAGAAGGATGTAAAGCTGAAAGTTACCGGCGGATACGACACCGACCATCAGCCGGGGCAGGATATATCAAAGTCTTATGACGGTCAGTTCGGCGGAATCTGTTATCATTCCACGTGGAGTCAACCAGCTAAATTCCCCGTTACTCTTGAATATCAATTCGATCAGAATCAGCTTACACTGGACTATATCCTGTATCACACCCGAAATGGTAACGGCAATTTTGGAGTATTCGAACTTTACATCAAGCCCCAAGGAAGTGCAGATTTTGTTCATATACAAGATTATGATTTTAAAGGAGCAGGAGGAAGTCACAGGATAGTGCTGAAAGATCCGGTTGTACCTGCGGCTGTTCAATTCAAAGTTAAAAGCGGATTAAATGATTTCGTCAGTTGTAACGAGATGGAATTTTTCCATGCTACGGAAAATCCGTTTGACGAACAACTGGCAACTGTATTCACCGACCGTTCATGCTGTGAACTCCTCCCGAACGTTTCCGACGAAGCTATTAACCAGCTTCCAGCATTCTTTAATGTGCTGGCAAAGTCTTTGCAGAGCAACACTTATCCCGAAGCGGAAAAGAGATTCAGGATACAGTCTTATCAGGCATACAGCATGCCCGAATATTGGGGAGATAAATTGAGAACCAATTACTACTCGCCTCTCTGCAACCCTACCGGTATCATAACGAATGTGGGGGAAGAGATGATTGTGTTAGTGGACGGCATACCGAAAGGTGAATCCGTTTCACTAAGGTGTTGTTCGGATCTGGGACCCTACGGTGAGGAACGATTCCTGAAAAACGGAATCAACAAGTTTTCTTTCTCACGTGCGGGGAATCTATTTGTCATCTATCAGAAACTTGATCCCCGTGGCATGCCGGCTGTGAAAATACATTTTCCTCCCCAATATGTGGAGACAACGGAACATGCGCGTGTAGGCTTCAATGTATGGGATCTGACTGTGGATAAAACCGATGATCTGTTCCGTGAATATATCCGGAAGGCAAAATCCATCACTCTGGACGGATCTGATAAATGTGTATTTGTACTGAAAGGCAGGAAGATTCTGTTTACAGCATTGAAAGATTTGCTGCAAAATCAGGACAACTTCAAACAATATGGGGTAGTAAGGGGAATAGAACGATGGGATAACCTGATGGATTGGGAGCAGGAACTGGCTGCCATCGATACCTATTCGAATACGGGAGAATTCAATTCACTGATGCATGTCACGACTTTCACCGACGGACTTTATGCAACCAATTATTACATTAACATGGCAGCTGGTGATGTAAGTAGAAAAGACGGATGGGGGTTCAAAAACAACTTCGATCCGCGCGATATGGACAAGAATCAGGACAATGAATGGGGACCAGGACATGAACTCGGACATATGCATCAGGGAGCCATCAACTGGCCCAGCACTACGGAATCGAGCAATAATCTCTTTTCTAATTATGTGGTATACAAGATAAACCAGTGGGGATCACGTGGTAGTTCCGTCGGGACATTAGCTGCTTACCGATATGCACCTCCGACCCCTTGGAGCAGATTCATGCATCCGCGTGATCTGAACACGTTGGCATTTACCCCTCAGGACATGACATCTGATGATGCCAACAAATACGGATTATATCAAGGAGAAGCCTCCGAGATGCATATGCGCCTCAACCAGCAATTGTGGACATATTTCGAACGTATCGGCAAGAAACCGAATACCATTCGTAAGATATTCGAGCAAGGACGTACCCCTGAATTTTGGTTACCTTTCAATGACCCGGGAGCAGCACAACTGATGTATGCACGCAATGTAGCAAAAGCCGCGAACATGGATATGACCGAATTTTTCGATGCCTGGGGGTTCTTTATTCCGGTCAGTTTCAAGTTGTATGCTTACGGAAGCTTTTCATATATCGTGACACAGGATATGATTAATCAGACGCTGGCTTATATGAAAACATTCCCTACTAAATGTCCGCCTATTGAATACATTGAAGATCGAAGATATCAGGTAGGAGCCAAAGGCAACCAAAAGGGTATATCCGAAAATGGAGGAGATGTAGGGTACTTCGAAACATTTCAGAACAATGTAAAAATCACCAAGACTGTAAGTTATACCGTTGCCGGAAGAACATACACTGTAACTAATGGCGAACAGGCGGTTGCTTTCGAATTAATCAAGGGTGGCAAAAAAGTATGGTTTGCCAATCGATTTGTATTTACCGTACCTGCCGAAGCAGACATTGAAGGAGCAGAACTGTACGCTGTTCAGGCTGACGGGCAACGTATTAAGGCTAAGAAATAA
- a CDS encoding ATP-binding cassette domain-containing protein codes for MALLEYLNIKVGIENFISIFGSVGSGKTTLTDLLQRNYVPSSGEILFKGTDIKNYQLSQWRSYLGIVPQYTKIFIGTVTDNITMFQSILVEDVLIFCKKLGLEQFLQDDNLSLYHILDENGNNLSRGQRQLIGIARALYKSPEILIIDESTASMDKVNEMQVLNLLQRLKNRMAILMITHKPEIA; via the coding sequence ATGGCACTATTAGAATATCTGAATATAAAGGTAGGAATTGAGAACTTCATTTCTATTTTTGGTAGTGTCGGTTCAGGAAAGACGACTCTTACCGACTTATTGCAAAGAAATTATGTACCCTCTTCGGGAGAGATCTTATTTAAGGGAACAGACATTAAAAACTACCAGTTGTCACAATGGCGTTCATACCTTGGAATCGTGCCACAATACACTAAAATATTTATAGGAACTGTGACGGATAATATAACAATGTTTCAGTCGATTCTTGTTGAGGATGTTTTGATCTTTTGTAAGAAATTAGGGCTAGAACAATTTTTGCAAGATGATAATTTAAGCCTGTATCACATATTGGATGAAAACGGGAATAATCTCTCAAGAGGGCAAAGACAGCTAATTGGTATTGCCAGAGCATTATATAAATCACCGGAAATTCTGATAATAGACGAATCGACAGCATCTATGGATAAGGTAAATGAAATGCAAGTTTTAAACCTCTTGCAAAGACTAAAGAATAGAATGGCTATATTAATGATTACCCATAAACCGGAAATTGCTTGA
- a CDS encoding BACON domain-containing protein: protein MSMKKNILIIGLASIFGIASGLISCSPDYETEFKVETLVVPDKSQAPITFPLLGGEHEIEVQTNVPLNRWNTRSNAEWCKVVQHEGKVVVSASANNIYKQRRAEITVAYGHQSYSITVSQFGKEPAILIGDKLQQEGYVKIIDAERETLTIPVATNLNLDNIIIPDTCNWIRLAEQPATFDAKTRAAEDVNKQELKFTLDKSTETDVRYCTIILQSSQNYSYTASFLIKQQPRGYIVEIDKDKKIYEVKAMGETITIPFKVNSPAGEVSYTYEVEESAQSWITPVSLPASRALRDVSESFIIKANTEVENQPREGKITFKSTNSTDKVPSQFVVTVKQAGFIATPPLNVINAAATPGTGSIQLQWAIPEDVDFNKIKITYYDKVTKENKEILINDYKTTSYIIDDTYQCAGEYSFTINTYGPTGMETDSPVTITGISSEASEMERVTLTIDMLSDNANHVGDGGGLPALIDGKVSTYYHTKWNAPVTTEAHYVQIKLNKPLKDLCFEYDARQSGVNNGGDVKTATIYGSMNGEFFESMGNEEFNLPTTNGGHATAKNNVSGKQAYNYIRFTPTARRDKDPLNYTVAGSAWWNMSEIHLYRIRYDEAWARKQLGI from the coding sequence ATGAGTATGAAAAAAAATATATTAATCATCGGGCTCGCAAGCATATTCGGAATTGCTTCCGGACTTATCTCTTGTTCGCCCGATTACGAAACCGAGTTTAAAGTAGAAACGCTGGTAGTTCCTGATAAAAGTCAGGCACCTATCACTTTCCCACTTCTGGGAGGAGAACATGAAATTGAAGTGCAGACCAATGTACCACTCAACAGGTGGAATACCCGGTCCAATGCAGAATGGTGCAAGGTAGTACAACACGAGGGCAAAGTAGTCGTATCTGCCAGTGCAAACAATATATACAAACAACGCCGGGCGGAAATCACTGTAGCCTATGGCCATCAAAGCTATTCCATCACTGTCTCGCAGTTTGGTAAAGAACCGGCCATCCTGATAGGTGACAAGCTACAACAGGAAGGATATGTAAAAATAATAGATGCAGAAAGAGAAACATTGACAATTCCTGTAGCGACCAACCTGAATCTGGATAATATCATTATACCAGACACTTGCAACTGGATACGTCTGGCAGAGCAACCTGCCACATTTGATGCAAAGACGCGTGCAGCGGAAGACGTAAACAAACAGGAACTGAAATTTACGCTGGATAAAAGCACCGAGACTGACGTACGTTATTGTACGATTATCCTCCAGTCTTCCCAGAATTACAGCTATACAGCTTCTTTCCTGATAAAACAACAACCCAGAGGTTATATAGTCGAAATCGATAAAGACAAGAAGATCTATGAAGTGAAAGCAATGGGAGAAACAATCACTATTCCTTTCAAAGTAAATTCTCCTGCCGGTGAAGTGTCATATACCTATGAAGTCGAAGAATCCGCCCAATCCTGGATCACTCCAGTATCATTACCCGCTTCAAGAGCACTGCGTGATGTCTCCGAAAGCTTTATCATTAAAGCCAACACTGAAGTTGAGAATCAACCTCGTGAAGGAAAGATAACCTTCAAGAGTACCAATAGCACCGACAAAGTACCAAGTCAGTTCGTAGTCACAGTAAAACAGGCCGGATTTATCGCGACCCCTCCTTTAAATGTGATCAATGCTGCTGCTACTCCGGGAACCGGAAGTATTCAGCTGCAATGGGCGATACCTGAAGATGTAGACTTCAACAAGATAAAGATTACCTATTACGATAAAGTCACGAAAGAAAATAAAGAGATCTTGATAAATGACTATAAGACAACATCCTATATCATAGATGATACTTACCAATGTGCAGGTGAATACTCATTTACTATCAACACCTATGGTCCGACTGGTATGGAGACAGATAGTCCGGTAACAATAACAGGCATTTCCAGCGAAGCTTCCGAAATGGAACGTGTTACTCTTACTATCGATATGCTTTCCGACAATGCTAATCATGTCGGAGACGGAGGCGGTTTACCGGCATTGATTGACGGCAAAGTCAGTACTTATTATCATACCAAGTGGAATGCTCCTGTTACAACAGAAGCACATTATGTCCAGATCAAACTGAACAAACCATTAAAAGACCTTTGTTTTGAATATGATGCACGTCAGAGCGGAGTAAATAATGGAGGTGACGTAAAAACCGCAACGATATATGGAAGCATGAACGGTGAGTTCTTTGAAAGTATGGGTAATGAAGAATTCAATCTGCCGACAACAAACGGTGGCCATGCCACAGCTAAAAACAATGTGAGTGGAAAGCAAGCTTACAACTATATCCGATTTACTCCTACGGCTCGACGTGACAAAGATCCATTGAATTATACTGTTGCAGGCAGCGCATGGTGGAATATGTCTGAAATCCACCTTTACAGAATAAGGTATGATGAAGCCTGGGCAAGAAAACAACTAGGCATTTAA
- a CDS encoding RagB/SusD family nutrient uptake outer membrane protein — MKKLFKIILGATVGSTLLLSSCNFLDVDPYFEATFKKDSIFHSKKNAEGYLWNTPKGFPDAGAIWGNSWNPGESASDEITLKYQTNEFWGLQFSVGTINSRNLPIQNQWYNMYVIVARCNKMLKEVYNVPDMNEMDKRRYIGYVHFMRGYAYYHLLMNWGPLIIVGDEELSTSEPAEYYNRERATYDESVDYICNEFRLATRGIYSADEQSVNYYQRPTKGAAMALIARLRLFQASPLFNGGAAARKCFGTWKRKSDGAYYVNQEYDPIRWAVAAAAAKQLTQMGYELHTVEADAQNPYPLASNVPTANFPDGAGNIDPYHSYSDMFTGEGIIQTNKEFIWAMESGNVTNYTQHSFPVKFGGWGSMSVPQRVIDCYLMADGRTIHNSSTEYPYEPDFSKLTGVSKKLGTYLLRENVPMMYANRSARFYASIGFPGRYWTMSSASTDASYVNQQFWYSHDDTNAGIAGAGNNVNDYCISGYIPVKYIHPDDSWANGKGNVKGAFVTNPKPFPIIRYGEVLLEYVEALNRVEGTVTVEVSDNTGTLIEETVSRDPAEMAKYFNMIRYRVGLPGVDINDMTEADNFEKIIRNERQVELFNEGYRYFDTRRWGTYLDEDANSSNWRGLDVTKDRTNANGNEGFWNIVTINTQNVRDRIALPKMVFLPLRHDELLKVPNADQNFGWDR, encoded by the coding sequence ATGAAAAAATTATTCAAAATAATATTAGGAGCAACAGTAGGAAGTACACTACTACTCAGTTCCTGCAATTTTCTGGATGTAGACCCATACTTCGAAGCGACTTTCAAAAAAGACTCCATCTTTCACAGCAAGAAAAATGCTGAAGGTTATCTCTGGAACACTCCGAAAGGTTTTCCCGACGCAGGAGCCATCTGGGGAAATTCCTGGAATCCGGGGGAATCTGCTTCGGACGAAATAACACTTAAATATCAGACAAATGAATTTTGGGGACTGCAATTCTCCGTAGGTACCATCAACAGCAGAAATCTGCCTATCCAAAACCAATGGTACAACATGTATGTTATTGTAGCAAGATGTAACAAAATGCTTAAAGAAGTCTACAATGTGCCTGATATGAACGAAATGGACAAAAGACGCTATATCGGATATGTTCACTTCATGCGTGGGTACGCTTATTATCATCTTTTGATGAACTGGGGACCGTTGATTATCGTGGGCGATGAAGAACTGAGCACCTCCGAACCTGCCGAATATTATAATCGCGAACGGGCTACCTATGATGAGTCTGTAGATTATATATGCAATGAATTCCGCCTGGCAACTCGAGGTATCTATTCGGCGGATGAACAAAGCGTCAACTATTATCAACGTCCGACCAAAGGAGCAGCCATGGCACTCATCGCCCGTTTGCGTCTCTTTCAGGCTTCACCGCTTTTCAATGGCGGAGCTGCAGCCCGTAAATGTTTCGGGACCTGGAAACGTAAAAGCGACGGAGCCTACTATGTCAATCAAGAGTACGATCCTATACGCTGGGCCGTTGCAGCAGCTGCCGCCAAACAGCTTACCCAAATGGGATATGAGCTACATACAGTGGAAGCTGATGCCCAGAATCCATATCCTTTAGCCTCCAATGTTCCTACTGCGAACTTCCCTGACGGAGCAGGCAATATCGATCCTTATCACTCCTACTCCGATATGTTCACAGGAGAAGGTATCATACAGACTAATAAAGAATTCATTTGGGCGATGGAATCCGGTAACGTCACTAATTATACTCAGCACTCATTCCCTGTTAAGTTTGGCGGATGGGGTTCAATGTCTGTGCCGCAGAGGGTAATCGATTGCTATCTGATGGCAGATGGGCGGACTATTCATAATTCATCGACAGAATATCCATATGAGCCGGACTTTAGCAAACTCACCGGTGTATCCAAAAAACTGGGAACATACCTACTGAGGGAAAACGTACCTATGATGTACGCCAATCGTTCGGCACGTTTCTACGCCTCGATAGGTTTTCCGGGACGCTATTGGACGATGAGTTCAGCTTCTACCGACGCCTCCTACGTCAATCAGCAATTCTGGTATTCTCACGATGATACCAATGCCGGAATTGCCGGTGCCGGAAATAACGTAAACGACTACTGTATCAGCGGTTATATTCCCGTCAAATACATTCATCCGGACGACTCATGGGCTAACGGCAAAGGGAATGTAAAAGGCGCATTCGTCACCAATCCTAAACCGTTCCCTATCATTCGTTATGGTGAAGTGCTACTGGAATATGTAGAAGCATTGAATCGTGTAGAAGGTACAGTGACCGTAGAAGTATCCGACAATACAGGTACGCTTATTGAGGAAACCGTTAGCCGTGATCCAGCAGAAATGGCTAAATATTTCAACATGATACGTTATCGAGTCGGCTTGCCGGGAGTAGATATTAACGACATGACAGAAGCTGACAATTTTGAGAAAATCATCCGCAATGAACGTCAGGTAGAGCTCTTTAATGAAGGATACCGATACTTCGATACGCGCAGATGGGGAACCTATCTGGACGAAGATGCCAACAGCTCCAACTGGAGAGGACTGGATGTTACAAAAGACCGTACAAATGCCAACGGTAATGAAGGATTCTGGAATATCGTGACGATCAATACACAAAACGTGCGAGACCGCATTGCACTGCCTAAAATGGTATTCTTACCGCTCCGCCATGATGAATTGCTGAAGGTTCCCAATGCCGACCAAAATTTCGGATGGGACAGATAA
- a CDS encoding BT_3044 domain-containing protein, whose protein sequence is MKKKFNIMFCALISALSACNEYDFNQEQYRNEVGLLSNSSLIYDRQVANIGQEKDTVYLVATVSGSQISPNTHHVALLESDSLLKAYNKSNFDIEKEKFAKLLPDECYDFPNKELDIQAGTSKVMFPIYLKNLERISPDSIYFLDYKIDPDKTPNYNPDKSHVLLRIYKENYYATTKTSTYYNYTSSTIVIPNPSGSPEVRRPTNANQVFPIGANSVRMMAGDEDLGDYKTARSRIVSKSIILEIGEQQPENPQARELTIRAHDRVNDVEVDPVDVVQLTPIDDYDNTFLLNAIRTPDGRATYYKEFRLHYKYRLESTAPYREVKAKLRYEFNPRVDNL, encoded by the coding sequence ATGAAAAAGAAATTTAATATAATGTTCTGCGCCCTTATAAGCGCATTGAGTGCTTGCAATGAATACGATTTCAACCAAGAACAATACCGGAACGAAGTAGGCTTACTCAGTAATTCGAGTCTGATCTACGACCGGCAGGTAGCTAATATAGGACAAGAAAAAGATACGGTCTATCTGGTTGCCACGGTTAGCGGCTCACAAATAAGCCCTAACACACACCATGTAGCTCTTCTGGAATCGGACTCTTTGCTGAAAGCATACAACAAATCCAACTTTGATATAGAAAAAGAAAAATTTGCCAAACTGCTTCCCGATGAATGCTATGATTTTCCCAATAAGGAACTGGATATTCAGGCAGGCACTTCCAAAGTAATGTTTCCGATCTATCTGAAAAATCTGGAAAGGATTTCACCGGATTCCATTTATTTTCTGGATTACAAGATAGATCCGGACAAAACACCTAATTATAATCCGGATAAAAGTCATGTATTATTGCGTATCTATAAAGAAAACTATTATGCAACGACAAAGACTTCTACCTACTACAATTATACAAGCAGTACGATTGTAATTCCTAACCCTAGTGGTAGTCCCGAAGTCCGTAGACCGACAAATGCCAATCAAGTATTCCCGATCGGTGCCAATTCGGTACGCATGATGGCAGGTGATGAAGATCTTGGCGATTATAAGACAGCAAGAAGCAGAATTGTATCTAAGAGTATCATTCTGGAAATTGGCGAGCAGCAACCGGAGAATCCTCAGGCCAGAGAACTTACCATCAGAGCGCATGACAGAGTTAATGATGTGGAAGTGGACCCGGTCGATGTAGTACAACTTACTCCAATCGATGATTACGACAACACATTCCTGTTAAACGCTATCCGTACTCCCGACGGACGTGCCACTTATTACAAAGAGTTCCGTCTGCATTATAAATATCGCCTGGAATCCACCGCCCCTTACCGGGAAGTGAAAGCCAAACTGCGATATGAATTTAACCCAAGAGTAGATAACTTGTAA